TTGACGGCATTCTTTCTGCCAAGCGGGTGAGAGGGTGGTAAGTGAATGGTAGGCGCAGTTAGGAGGGATTGAGGTTCTGGGAAGGCAGGGAAATTGTGAGTCGGCTTCCTGGTTGGAGTTGGAACTTTTCTGCTGTTCCGGCATTGAGTTCAAGGACCTGCCAGGACTGTTTGTACGAATAGTGGCGTGGGCAGTGGTCATCTACCCTCGTGCAAATTGGGACGTTTGCTTCAATGTGAATAATGGTTCCCTTTTGGTCCAGCCATAAAATATCCAGCGGGATTTTTGTGTTCTTCATCCAAAAGGTCCAATACCCCAATTCTGGGAAAATAAATAACATGCCATGATTTTCATCCATGGCGGTCCGATACATCAGTCCTTGAGCTCTTTTATCCAGCGTGTCTGCCACCTCGGCAAAAATAATTTCTCCATTGGGTGTCGCGATGTGAGCAAGGCCCTTTGCCTGTCGATCATTTATTTCCCCAAAAGCGTTTAAGTAAGATCCAATGATTAGCCCCATGCATAAGCAAGAAGGAATGACGACGATCCAAGTTAGAAATTTCGGCCGCTTTCTCTGCTGGCTTGGTAGGTGAGGGCGTTTCATGAGGAAATCCATTATTTCATGAATGTGGCTTGGGGAGAAAGGATTTGTCAAATAAGGCATTTTCCTGTCTGAAAAAATGCAGGACAAGGGTCTTGACCAGACCATATTTGGAAATTATAATGATTCGTTTACAAGAAGAGTGAATTTGTTCCGCTCCTGTTTTTAGAACAAAACGCGAATGTTGTTGTTGATCTGTACATGCAGGGGCTAATTTCTGCCTTGTTTGTCTTCACTTCAAAAAGATCTTCATCAAATTCCATGATGTAATTCCAAAGCGGGTTAAGTAGAAGACGGTCCTACTCATTCGAAGGGCAGGTACCCAAGCGGTCAACGGGGGCAGACTGTAAATCTGCTGCCATCGGCTTCCAAGGTTCGAACCCTTGCCTGCCCACCATGACCGAATGAAAAGGACGGGATCTAATGGTTACCTGGAAAATTTTTGTAGAAAGTGATGTTTTTGCAATATATAGGTATTAAACCAAGCTGCGGGCGTAGCTCAGTGGTAGAGTTCCAGCCTTCCAAGCTGGCTGTCGCGGGTTCAAATCCCGTCGCCCGCTCCATTGTTACTGGGTGGGCTTAGATTTGTGTGCTTTTTTGAGGCGAAGATCTTTTCGAGTGAGTGGTGTAGAGCCCATGTAGCTCAGTTGGTAGAGCACGTCCTTGGTAAGGACGAGGTCACGCGTTCGATCCGCGTCGTGGGCTCCAGCAACGATAAAATTTTAAATTATTGCGTATAGCATTAAGGAAGAGGTAGGGCATGGCGAAGGCGAAGTTTGAGCGGAAGAAGCCGCATGTCAATGTGGGAACGATCGGGCATGTCGACCATGGCAAGACGACATTGACCTCGGCCTTGACGAAGGTGATGGGCGATACGGGGAAGGCCAAATTTATTCCCTATGATGAGGTGGCCAAGGCGAGTGAGAGCCAGGGGCGACGGGATCCGACCAAAATTCTGACCATTGCCATCTCCCATGTGGAATATGAAACGGATAATCGGCATTATGCGCACGTCGACTGCCCGGGGCATGCGGATTATGTGAAGAATATGATTACGGGGGCGGCGCAGATGGACGGCGCGATTTTGGTGGTGAGTGCCGCTGATGGGCCGATGCCGCAAACGCGGGAGCATATTTTGTTGGCGCGGCAGGTCGGGGTGCCCTTTATTGTGGTCTTTTTGAATAAAGCGGACAAGGTTGAAGATAAAGAGTTGTTGGAGTTGGTGGAATTGGAAGTGCGGGAGTTGCTCACGAAGTATGGCTTCCCGGGCGATGATGTGCCGGTGGTCATTGGGTCCGCGATCAAGGCGATTGAGGGGGATCAGAGTGAAGTGGGGGTCCCGTCGATTATGCGCTTATTGGAGGCCGTCGATAGCTATATCCCGACCCCGCAGCGGGCCATTGACAAGCCGTTTCTCATGCCGATTGAAGATGTCTTTACGATTAGCGGTCGGGGGACGGTGGTGACGGGCCGGGTGGAGCGCGGGGTGGTCAAGGTGGGGGATGAAATTGAGATTGTGGGGCTGAGGCCGACGCAGACGACGATTGTCACGGGCGTGGAAATGTTCCGGAAGGTGTTGGATGAGGGGCAGGCGGGTGACAATATTGGGGCGCTGTTGCGGGGTACGAAGAAAGAGGATGTGGAGCGGGGTATGGTGTTAGCCAAGCCGAAGAGTATTACGCCGCATACGAAATTCAAAGCGGAAGTGTATATTTTGACGAAGGATGAGGGCGGGCGGCATACGCCGTTTTTTAATGGGTATCGTCCGCAGTTTTACTTCCGGACGACGGATGTCACGGGGGTGGTGCAATTAAACCCGGGGGTGGAGATGGTGATGCCGGGGGATAATGTGTCGTTTGAGGGGGAATTGATCTCCCCGATTGCCATGGAGCAAGGGGTGCGATTTGCAGTGCGAGAAGGGGGCCGAACGGTGGGAGCCGGGGTGGTCACGGAAATCGTCGCGTAAGAACATAGGGGTGTATCGATGAGAGTCATTATTTCTCTAGCGTGCGGAGATTGCAAACGTCGAAATTATTCGACAATGAAAAATAAGAAAAACGATCCAGATCGGTTGGAAGTTAAAAAATATTGCCGTTTTTGTCGAAAGCATAGCCCTCACAAAGAGGTGAAGTGATTGCTGGTATGGGTCTTAGGTTGCGTTCAGGTTGGAGGGGCATGGTGTCAACGGCTAGCACGTCGGTCTCCAAAACCGAAAGTCCGGGTTCGAATCCCTGTGCCCCTGCCATAATTGTCCGTGGATTTAATGTGCCTAATAAGAGACGTTTATTGTCGGGGTTTCGAAAAAGACTGAGAGGGTAGGTCGTGTTTAAGAAGGTATGGTTTTCCATTACAGAATTTATGTCTGACGTGCGTGGTGAACTTAAAAAAATTTCTTATCCTACTAAGTCTGAAACGATTGGATCGACCACGGTGGTTCTGTTGTTTTGCGTTATTATGTCTCTTTACCTCTCTGTGGTGGATTCATTTCTCGTTTGGTTAATTAGCCGGGTTATTTAGTTTAGCATCTAAAGAAGGGAATTCATGTCGAGTCATTGGTATGTCATTCACACCTATGCGGGATATGAGGGGCGAGTTCGAGCTGGAATAGTCGAGCGGGCGAATCAATTGGGTATGGCGGATTCGGTGGCGCAAGTCCTTGTTCCTACGGAGGATGTAGTGGAATTTAAAGAAGGAAAACGCCGGGCCTCCAAACGAAAATTCTTTCCCGGGTATGTTCTCCTTGAAGCGAACGGTCCGCTTGGGGATGAGGTTGTGGCTATGATTAAAGAGACCCCCAAGGTGACCGGTTTTATTGGAGGGGGAGCCAGGCCAATCCCGCTTGATCCAGAGGAGGTGTCCACGCTTTTAAAGCAGTTGGAGTCTGGCGTGACGGCTCCGAGGGAATTGGCGAATTTTTCAAAAGGGGACAATGTCAGAATTGTGGATGGCCCATTCTTGGGATTCAATGGATTAGTGGATGAGGTTGATCAGGATCATGGTCGGGTAAAGGCGCTAGTCAGTATTTTTGGTCGATCAACCCCGGTGGAGTTGGCGTTTGCTCAAGTTGAGCGGGTTTAGAAACAAGGGGAGTTTTCCTTTTTACTTTTAAGTATTACGCAAGTCGATGCAAGGTAGGTGAAGGCATGGCCAAAGAAATAACTAGTCAAATTAAATTGCAGATTCCGGCTGGAAAAGCCAATCCTGCTCCTCCTGTTGGGCCATCTTTGGGGCAACATGGAGTAAACATTATGGAGTTTTGTAAACAGTTTAATGCTAGGACTCAGAAGCAGGAGGGAAGCATTATCCCTGTGGTCATTTCTGTTTATAAGGATAGAAGTTTTAGCTTCGTGACCAAGACTCCTCCGGCATCAGATTTACTGAAGAAGGCTGCCGGTATCATAAAGGGTTCAGGAATTCCGCATAAAAATAAAGTTGGGACAATCACTATGGCACAGCTAGAGGACATTGCTAAGTTGAAAGTAGAAGATTTAAATGCCGGTGATATTCCAGCTGCGATGAATGTGATTGCAGGAACTGCGAGAAGTATGGGCATTACGGTTGAGGGGTAAATAATATTGTGAGGCTTTTAACAGAGGGTATGCGCCGTGGGAAAGAAATTTGAATCGGCTTTAGGGAAGGTAACAAAGGCCCTGTATTCGTTGGAGGAGGCGAGTGACCTGGTTAAGCAGGCTGCTTTTGCCAAATTTGAT
The sequence above is a segment of the Nitrospira sp. MA-1 genome. Coding sequences within it:
- the rplK gene encoding 50S ribosomal protein L11, which produces MAKEITSQIKLQIPAGKANPAPPVGPSLGQHGVNIMEFCKQFNARTQKQEGSIIPVVISVYKDRSFSFVTKTPPASDLLKKAAGIIKGSGIPHKNKVGTITMAQLEDIAKLKVEDLNAGDIPAAMNVIAGTARSMGITVEG
- the nusG gene encoding transcription termination/antitermination protein NusG; this encodes MSSHWYVIHTYAGYEGRVRAGIVERANQLGMADSVAQVLVPTEDVVEFKEGKRRASKRKFFPGYVLLEANGPLGDEVVAMIKETPKVTGFIGGGARPIPLDPEEVSTLLKQLESGVTAPRELANFSKGDNVRIVDGPFLGFNGLVDEVDQDHGRVKALVSIFGRSTPVELAFAQVERV
- the rpmG gene encoding 50S ribosomal protein L33, which gives rise to MRVIISLACGDCKRRNYSTMKNKKNDPDRLEVKKYCRFCRKHSPHKEVK
- a CDS encoding DUF192 domain-containing protein translates to MKRPHLPSQQRKRPKFLTWIVVIPSCLCMGLIIGSYLNAFGEINDRQAKGLAHIATPNGEIIFAEVADTLDKRAQGLMYRTAMDENHGMLFIFPELGYWTFWMKNTKIPLDILWLDQKGTIIHIEANVPICTRVDDHCPRHYSYKQSWQVLELNAGTAEKFQLQPGSRLTISLPSQNLNPS
- the secE gene encoding preprotein translocase subunit SecE, producing MSDVRGELKKISYPTKSETIGSTTVVLLFCVIMSLYLSVVDSFLVWLISRVI
- the tuf gene encoding elongation factor Tu; translated protein: MAKAKFERKKPHVNVGTIGHVDHGKTTLTSALTKVMGDTGKAKFIPYDEVAKASESQGRRDPTKILTIAISHVEYETDNRHYAHVDCPGHADYVKNMITGAAQMDGAILVVSAADGPMPQTREHILLARQVGVPFIVVFLNKADKVEDKELLELVELEVRELLTKYGFPGDDVPVVIGSAIKAIEGDQSEVGVPSIMRLLEAVDSYIPTPQRAIDKPFLMPIEDVFTISGRGTVVTGRVERGVVKVGDEIEIVGLRPTQTTIVTGVEMFRKVLDEGQAGDNIGALLRGTKKEDVERGMVLAKPKSITPHTKFKAEVYILTKDEGGRHTPFFNGYRPQFYFRTTDVTGVVQLNPGVEMVMPGDNVSFEGELISPIAMEQGVRFAVREGGRTVGAGVVTEIVA